From one Eucalyptus grandis isolate ANBG69807.140 chromosome 9, ASM1654582v1, whole genome shotgun sequence genomic stretch:
- the LOC104418209 gene encoding cytochrome P450 71AU50-like, with product MAWIWIALTFALLAHLLFRSLLWKTQTKKKELPPGPRGFPILGNLPSLGKNPHHDLRKLAQKYGPIMYLRLGFMPTIIVSSPEAAELVLKTHDLVFASRPPQEAMKHMLYEQRNLSFSPYDPYWRNVRKMCTLELLSNAKVKSFECIRREEVGLLVRFLRDASLDRATINLSGKISSLSTDMNCRMIFGKKYLDEEFDKRGFKAWIQEGMILTATPNIGDYIPCFAPLDLQGLTRRMKAVSKVFDTFLEKIIDEHLEYGKEQRQSKDFVDVMLGFMGSNEGEYHMDRPHIKAIMLDMMGASIDTSATVIEWAISELIRHPQVMKKLQHELKKVVGMNRIVEESDIESLDYLDMVVKETLRLHPPVPLLLPHKSIEDCTVGGFHIPRKSRVIVNAWAIGRDPHVWSDPEKFIPERFEGTSIDVRGHDFQLVPFGSGRRGCPGMQLGLIVIRLVLAQLAHCFDWELPDNMSPSELDMSEEFGLTLPRAKHLVAIPSFRLKTDD from the exons ATGGCTTGGATATGGATTGCACTCACCTTCGCTTTACTTGCTCATCTCTTGTTTCGATCTTTGCTGTGGAAAACACAGACCAAGAAGAAGGAATTGCCTCCTGGCCCAAGAGGGTTTCCGATTCTTGGAAACCTCCCATCGTTAGGAAAGAACCCTCACCATGATCTTCGCAAATTAGCTCAAAAGTACGGACCCATCATGTACTTGCGTTTAGGGTTCATGCCCACGATCATCGTCTCATCGCCCGAAGCAGCGGAGCTAGTCCTCAAGACCCATGATCTTGTTTTCGCAAGCCGACCGCCACAAGAAGCCATGAAGCACATGCTCTACGAACAAAGGAACTTGTCCTTTTCACCCTATGATCCGTACTGGAGGAACGTGCGAAAGATGTGCACTTTGGAGCTTCTTAGCAACGCCAAGGTCAAATCCTTCGAGTGCATCCGAAGGGAAGAGGTCGGCTTGTTGGTGCGTTTCCTCAGAGACGCATCTCTTGACCGGGCCACTATCAATCTGAGTGGAAAGATCTCATCGCTGAGCACCGACATGAATTGTCGAATGATTTTCGGGAAGAAATACCTGGATGAGGAGTTCGACAAGAGAGGGTTCAAGGCTTGGATTCAAGAAGGGATGATATTGACCGCGACGCCTAACATTGGAGACTATATTCCATGCTTTGCTCCGCTTGATCTTCAAGGGTTGACCCGGCGCATGAAAGCTGTGAGCAAAGTGTTTGATACCTTCTTGGAGAAGATCATTGATGAGCACTTGGAGTACGGGAAAGAGCAACGGCAGAGCAAAGACTTTGTTGACGTCATGCTGGGTTTCATGGGATCTAATGAAGGCGAGTACCATATGGACAGGCCCCATATCAAAGCCATAATGCTG gaCATGATGGGGGCCTCCATAGACACTTCGGCTACAGTAATAGAGTGGGCAATTTCCGAGCTCATAAGACATCCACAAGTGATGAAGAAACTTCAGCATGAACTAAAGAAAGTTGTGGGCATGAACAGAATCGTGGAGGAATCAGACATAGAGAGCTTGGACTACCTAGACATGGTCGTTAAAGAGACCCTCCGGCTACATCCGCCCGTCCCGTTACTTCTTCCACACAAGTCAATCGAGGACTGCACGGTCGGTGGCTTCCACATCCCGCGCAAGTCAAGGGTCATTGTGAATGCATGGGCAATCGGAAGAGATCCACACGTTTGGAGCGACCCCGAAAAGTTCATCCCAGAGAGGTTTGAAGGGACAAGCATTGATGTTCGGGGACATGACTTTCAACTTGTGCCATTTGGGTCTGGTCGTAGAGGATGTCCCGGGATGCAACTAGGTCTAATTGTGATCCGGCTGGTGTTGGCGCAACTTGCACATTGCTTTGATTGGGAGCTTCCAGACAATATGTCACCGTCCGAACTCGACATGAGTGAAGAGTTCGGTCTTACGCTCCCTCGAGCCAAACATCTAGTGGCCATACCTTCGTTTCGCCTAAAAACTGATGATTAG